The following coding sequences lie in one Spinacia oleracea cultivar Varoflay chromosome 1, BTI_SOV_V1, whole genome shotgun sequence genomic window:
- the LOC110784453 gene encoding LRR receptor-like serine/threonine-protein kinase GSO1, which yields MTYQFAFIFLTFSLLSSPAFGQPCNSNDLTALHKFKAGIHLDTSGRLQKWVGRRCCDWVGIQCDSNTFRVTEINLPGFISTVDFIDQTKMEGVLSPSITRLTYLEVLDLGGLISLSGNIPKYIGHHLVNLRKLNLFGNNLSGTIPESISNLMNLVTLDLHENALTGSIPEKIGSLSFLKELDLSNNRLSGAIPASVTNLTAISTAYLDTNFLQGKIPFPVNPGDMPSLGFLRLQNNQLTGNIPSSFGYLSSLIRLSLANNKLEGSLPSSFGDLSKLSELYLDRNRLSGTIPESIGKLSNLILLTISHNTIQDPLPQKMSSLNNLQILDLSFNHLNLQTIPKWLAELPSLSRVLLAGCGIQGAFPEVLRETPSALQELDLSDNSLTGSIPAWVGKLTELYSLNLSRNSLFSDIPDTITNLHCLGIIDLHSNNLTGSVDKVFQLETRFSDGSLTYVDLSDNSFSNGHENIGIGSQTGIQYLNLSNNYLKNGLPTSIGKMGLMKTLDFSSNQINSALPDSLGNATSLEILKLQRNHFNGNIPSEFLKLSKLRELDLSDNLLNGQIPTGKPLSGFPSSSYSRNQGLCGTPLPPC from the coding sequence ATGACCTATCAGTTTGCATTCATCTTCTTAACCTTCTCTTTATTATCTTCCCCTGCATTTGGCCAACCATGCAACTCTAATGACCTAACAGCACTGCATAAGTTCAAGGCAGGTATTCACCTTGACACTTCTGGCAGGCTACAGAAATGGGTAGGCAGAAGGTGCTGTGATTGGGTAGGGATTCAATGTGACAGCAACACTTTCAGAGTGACAGAAATCAATCTTCCAGGGTTCATCTCAACCGTTGATTTCATCGATCAAACGAAGATGGAAGGTGTACTGTCTCCCTCAATCACACGCCTTACATATCTTGAAGTCCTTGATCTTGGAGGGCTTATCAGTCTTTCAGGAAACATCCCAAAATATATTGGTCATCACCTTGTAAATCTCAGAAAGCTGAATTTGTTTGGCAATAATCTGAGTGGAACAATACCTGAAAGTATTTCAAACTTGATGAATCTGGTGACACTTGACCTCCATGAAAATGCTTTAACTGGTTCAATACCAGAGAAGATTGGGAGTTTGAGCTTCTTGAAAGAACTTGATCTCTCGAATAATCGTCTGAGTGGGGCGATTCCTGCTTCTGTAACTAACTTAACTGCCATTTCAACTGCTTATCTTGACACCAACTTTCTTCAGGGGAAAATCCCATTTCCTGTAAATCCTGGTGATATGCCCTCCCTTGGTTTCCTGAGGCTGCAAAACAATCAGCTAACAGGGAATATACCTTCATCTTTCGGTTACTTATCTTCCTTAATTAGATTATCACTTGCAAATAACAAACTTGAGGGTTCATTACCTTCTAGTTTCGGCGATTTATCAAAACTGTCAGAGTTATATCTTGACAGGAATCGGTTGTCTGGAACCATACCAGAATCAATAGGCAAACTTTCAAATCTTATTCTCTTAACCATATCACATAACACCATACAAGATCCTCTTCCTCAAAAGATGTCATCCCTTAACAACCTGCAAATCCTTGATCTTTCATTCAACCATTTAAACCTTCAAACAATCCCCAAATGGCTTGCAGAGTTGCCCTCTCTTTCCCGGGTTTTGTTAGCAGGGTGCGGGATCCAAGGCGCGTTTCCAGAAGTCCTGCGAGAAACTCCAAGCGCGTTACAGGAATTGGATTTGTCAGACAACAGTCTTACAGGAAGCATACCTGCTTGGGTTGGGAAACTAACTGAGCTTTATTCTCTCAACTTATCTAGAAACTCCCTCTTTTCAGACATTCCAGATACAATAACGAATCTGCATTGTTTGGGTATCATTGATCTTCACTCAAATAATCTTACTGGATCAGTGGACAAGGTTTTCCAGTTGGAAACCAGGTTTTCAGACGGGTCTCTGACATATGTCGATCTTTCTGATAACAGTTTCTCAAACGGGCATGAGAATATCGGTATAGGATCTCAAACAGGAATTCAGTACCTAAATTTATCCAACAATTATCTTAAAAATGGATTGCCAACATCCATAGGGAAGATGGGATTAATGAAGACATTGGATTTCAGCAGCAACCAAATAAACTCAGCATTGCCAGACTCATTGGGAAATGCAACTTCATTGGAGATACTAAAGTTACAAAGAAACCATTTTAATGGTAATATACCAAGTGAGTTTCTGAAGCTGAGTAAACTGAGAGAATTGGATTTATCAGATAATCTCCTCAACGGACAGATTCCGACTGGTAAACCGCTCAGCGGTTTTCCATCTAGCTCTTATTCAAGAAACCAAGGTTTATGTGGAACACCTCTTCCTCCTTGTTAG
- the LOC110784521 gene encoding uncharacterized protein isoform X1 — protein sequence MGACVSTPKGCVGKRSKRSNKKTHHNASTATTSTATINRKRKKSAIKKRASSRLSDRSVDGINNTSFPDRSFNNPTYQGSSVEEAWYDSNMIFESDGEEDFQSVPEDAISQNGLSVGRNSHEVHSARNSVSDLGRSSMERKHPVYLDEISSSVDESTSKDEKVYDSSCGILPNHCLPCLNTTTVSSIEKRNSLSSSPQSARKKAAHRLSFKWRDGPQNARYSSKILLQKPLAGSQVPFSRIEKKVMDSWSHIEPNSFRVRGQNYLRDKKKDFAPSYAAYYPIGVDLFLSPRKIEHVARFVELPAVNSSAGFPPLLIVNAQVPLYPPAFFQNEIDGEGINIVMYFKINESFSKEVPANFQESMRRLMDDEVEKVKGFPMDTIAPFRERLKILGRLGNVDDLHLSAAEKKLINAYNEKPVLSRPQHEFFSGENYFEIDLDMHRFSYISRKGFEAFLDRLKMCILDFGLTIQGNKAEDLPEQILCCVRLNGLDYMNYQQLGMNQESL from the exons atgggaGCTTGTGTATCAACCCCAAAAGGGTGTGTTGGTAAAAGATCAAAGAGGTCAAACAAGAAGACCCATCATAATGCTAGTACTGCTACTACTTCCACTGCTACTATCAATCGCAAAAGGAAGAAATCTGCAATTAAGAAACGCGCTTCTTCTCGCTTGTCTGATCGTTCTGTCGATGGAATTAACAATACTTCTTTCCCAGATCGAtcttttaataatcccacctacCAAG GCAGTAGTGTTGAGGAGGCATGGTATGATTCAAACATGATTTTTGAGTctgatggtgaagaagatttcCAAAGCGTTCCAGAAG ATGCAATATCTCAAAATGGTTTATCAGTGGGTAGAAATTCGCATGAAGTACACTCTGCTCGGAATTCTGTGAGTGATCTTGGTAGAAGCTCAATGGAAAGAAAGCATCCAGTATACCTCGACGAAATATCCTCTTCCGTGGATGAAAGCACAAGCAAGGACGAGAAAGTTTACGATAGTAGTTGTGGAATTCTTCCTAATCATTGTTTGCCTTGCCTTAATACAACTACAGTGTCTTCTATTGAGAAGAGAAATTCACTCAGCTCTAGTCCCCAAAGTGCGAGGAAGAAGGCGGCCCATAGACTTTCCTTCAAATGGAGGGATGGACCCCAGAATGCAAGAT ATTCGTCAAAGATACTCCTGCAAAAACCATTAGCAGGGTCTCAAGTGCCTTTTAGTCGAATAGAAAAGAAAGTTATGGATAGTTGGTCACATATTGAGCCAAATTCCTTTAGAGTTCGTGGCCAGAATTACTTAAG GGATAAAAAGAAGGATTTCGCTCCAAGTTATGCTGCATATTATCCTATTGGTGTTGATTTATTCTTGTCCCCTCGAAAAATTGAGCACGTGGCTCGTTTCGTGGAACTTCCTGCAGTAAATTCTTCAGCGGGTTTCCCACCCCTCCTCATTGTAAATGCCCAG GTGCCGTTATATCCTCCTGCGTTTTTTCAGAATGAAATTGATGGCGAAGGAATTAATATAGTGATGTATTTCAAGATAAATGAAAGTTTTTCAAAGGAAGTACCGGCCAACTTTCAAGAAAGTATGAGG AGATTGATGGATGATGAAGTAGAAAAGGTAAAAGGTTTTCCCATGGACACAATCGCACCCTTCAGGGAGCGGTTAAAAATTTTGGGTCGTCTTGGCAACGTGGACGACCTTCATTTAAGTGCAGCAGAGAAAAAGCTTATCAATGCCTACAATGAAAAGCCTGTCCTTTCTCGCCCTCAACACGAGTTCTTTTCG GGAGAAAATTACTTTGAGATCGATTTGGATATGCACAGATTTAGTTATATTTCAAGGAAAGGCTTTGAGGCATTCTTAGACAGATTAAAGATGTGCATTCTGGATTTTGGACTCACCATACAG GGGAATAAAGCCGAGGACTTACCTGAGCAAATACTATGTTGTGTACGGTTAAACGGACTCGATTACATGAACTACCAGCAATTAGGGATGAATCAAGAGTCCTTATAG
- the LOC110784521 gene encoding uncharacterized protein isoform X2 has translation MGACVSTPKGCVGKRSKRSNKKTHHNASTATTSTATINRKRKKSAIKKRASSRLSDRSVDGINNTSFPDRSFNNPTYQGSSVEEAWYDSNMIFESDGEEDFQSVPEVGRNSHEVHSARNSVSDLGRSSMERKHPVYLDEISSSVDESTSKDEKVYDSSCGILPNHCLPCLNTTTVSSIEKRNSLSSSPQSARKKAAHRLSFKWRDGPQNARYSSKILLQKPLAGSQVPFSRIEKKVMDSWSHIEPNSFRVRGQNYLRDKKKDFAPSYAAYYPIGVDLFLSPRKIEHVARFVELPAVNSSAGFPPLLIVNAQVPLYPPAFFQNEIDGEGINIVMYFKINESFSKEVPANFQESMRRLMDDEVEKVKGFPMDTIAPFRERLKILGRLGNVDDLHLSAAEKKLINAYNEKPVLSRPQHEFFSGENYFEIDLDMHRFSYISRKGFEAFLDRLKMCILDFGLTIQGNKAEDLPEQILCCVRLNGLDYMNYQQLGMNQESL, from the exons atgggaGCTTGTGTATCAACCCCAAAAGGGTGTGTTGGTAAAAGATCAAAGAGGTCAAACAAGAAGACCCATCATAATGCTAGTACTGCTACTACTTCCACTGCTACTATCAATCGCAAAAGGAAGAAATCTGCAATTAAGAAACGCGCTTCTTCTCGCTTGTCTGATCGTTCTGTCGATGGAATTAACAATACTTCTTTCCCAGATCGAtcttttaataatcccacctacCAAG GCAGTAGTGTTGAGGAGGCATGGTATGATTCAAACATGATTTTTGAGTctgatggtgaagaagatttcCAAAGCGTTCCAGAAG TGGGTAGAAATTCGCATGAAGTACACTCTGCTCGGAATTCTGTGAGTGATCTTGGTAGAAGCTCAATGGAAAGAAAGCATCCAGTATACCTCGACGAAATATCCTCTTCCGTGGATGAAAGCACAAGCAAGGACGAGAAAGTTTACGATAGTAGTTGTGGAATTCTTCCTAATCATTGTTTGCCTTGCCTTAATACAACTACAGTGTCTTCTATTGAGAAGAGAAATTCACTCAGCTCTAGTCCCCAAAGTGCGAGGAAGAAGGCGGCCCATAGACTTTCCTTCAAATGGAGGGATGGACCCCAGAATGCAAGAT ATTCGTCAAAGATACTCCTGCAAAAACCATTAGCAGGGTCTCAAGTGCCTTTTAGTCGAATAGAAAAGAAAGTTATGGATAGTTGGTCACATATTGAGCCAAATTCCTTTAGAGTTCGTGGCCAGAATTACTTAAG GGATAAAAAGAAGGATTTCGCTCCAAGTTATGCTGCATATTATCCTATTGGTGTTGATTTATTCTTGTCCCCTCGAAAAATTGAGCACGTGGCTCGTTTCGTGGAACTTCCTGCAGTAAATTCTTCAGCGGGTTTCCCACCCCTCCTCATTGTAAATGCCCAG GTGCCGTTATATCCTCCTGCGTTTTTTCAGAATGAAATTGATGGCGAAGGAATTAATATAGTGATGTATTTCAAGATAAATGAAAGTTTTTCAAAGGAAGTACCGGCCAACTTTCAAGAAAGTATGAGG AGATTGATGGATGATGAAGTAGAAAAGGTAAAAGGTTTTCCCATGGACACAATCGCACCCTTCAGGGAGCGGTTAAAAATTTTGGGTCGTCTTGGCAACGTGGACGACCTTCATTTAAGTGCAGCAGAGAAAAAGCTTATCAATGCCTACAATGAAAAGCCTGTCCTTTCTCGCCCTCAACACGAGTTCTTTTCG GGAGAAAATTACTTTGAGATCGATTTGGATATGCACAGATTTAGTTATATTTCAAGGAAAGGCTTTGAGGCATTCTTAGACAGATTAAAGATGTGCATTCTGGATTTTGGACTCACCATACAG GGGAATAAAGCCGAGGACTTACCTGAGCAAATACTATGTTGTGTACGGTTAAACGGACTCGATTACATGAACTACCAGCAATTAGGGATGAATCAAGAGTCCTTATAG
- the LOC110784521 gene encoding uncharacterized protein isoform X3: MVKKISKAFQKNNDGADAISQNGLSVGRNSHEVHSARNSVSDLGRSSMERKHPVYLDEISSSVDESTSKDEKVYDSSCGILPNHCLPCLNTTTVSSIEKRNSLSSSPQSARKKAAHRLSFKWRDGPQNARYSSKILLQKPLAGSQVPFSRIEKKVMDSWSHIEPNSFRVRGQNYLRDKKKDFAPSYAAYYPIGVDLFLSPRKIEHVARFVELPAVNSSAGFPPLLIVNAQVPLYPPAFFQNEIDGEGINIVMYFKINESFSKEVPANFQESMRRLMDDEVEKVKGFPMDTIAPFRERLKILGRLGNVDDLHLSAAEKKLINAYNEKPVLSRPQHEFFSGENYFEIDLDMHRFSYISRKGFEAFLDRLKMCILDFGLTIQGNKAEDLPEQILCCVRLNGLDYMNYQQLGMNQESL; this comes from the exons atggtgaagaagatttcCAAAGCGTTCCAGAAG AATAATGACGGTGCAGATGCAATATCTCAAAATGGTTTATCAGTGGGTAGAAATTCGCATGAAGTACACTCTGCTCGGAATTCTGTGAGTGATCTTGGTAGAAGCTCAATGGAAAGAAAGCATCCAGTATACCTCGACGAAATATCCTCTTCCGTGGATGAAAGCACAAGCAAGGACGAGAAAGTTTACGATAGTAGTTGTGGAATTCTTCCTAATCATTGTTTGCCTTGCCTTAATACAACTACAGTGTCTTCTATTGAGAAGAGAAATTCACTCAGCTCTAGTCCCCAAAGTGCGAGGAAGAAGGCGGCCCATAGACTTTCCTTCAAATGGAGGGATGGACCCCAGAATGCAAGAT ATTCGTCAAAGATACTCCTGCAAAAACCATTAGCAGGGTCTCAAGTGCCTTTTAGTCGAATAGAAAAGAAAGTTATGGATAGTTGGTCACATATTGAGCCAAATTCCTTTAGAGTTCGTGGCCAGAATTACTTAAG GGATAAAAAGAAGGATTTCGCTCCAAGTTATGCTGCATATTATCCTATTGGTGTTGATTTATTCTTGTCCCCTCGAAAAATTGAGCACGTGGCTCGTTTCGTGGAACTTCCTGCAGTAAATTCTTCAGCGGGTTTCCCACCCCTCCTCATTGTAAATGCCCAG GTGCCGTTATATCCTCCTGCGTTTTTTCAGAATGAAATTGATGGCGAAGGAATTAATATAGTGATGTATTTCAAGATAAATGAAAGTTTTTCAAAGGAAGTACCGGCCAACTTTCAAGAAAGTATGAGG AGATTGATGGATGATGAAGTAGAAAAGGTAAAAGGTTTTCCCATGGACACAATCGCACCCTTCAGGGAGCGGTTAAAAATTTTGGGTCGTCTTGGCAACGTGGACGACCTTCATTTAAGTGCAGCAGAGAAAAAGCTTATCAATGCCTACAATGAAAAGCCTGTCCTTTCTCGCCCTCAACACGAGTTCTTTTCG GGAGAAAATTACTTTGAGATCGATTTGGATATGCACAGATTTAGTTATATTTCAAGGAAAGGCTTTGAGGCATTCTTAGACAGATTAAAGATGTGCATTCTGGATTTTGGACTCACCATACAG GGGAATAAAGCCGAGGACTTACCTGAGCAAATACTATGTTGTGTACGGTTAAACGGACTCGATTACATGAACTACCAGCAATTAGGGATGAATCAAGAGTCCTTATAG